One genomic window of Halobellus limi includes the following:
- a CDS encoding V-type ATP synthase subunit C yields MSSAGGSNPEYVTARVRARRSALYGDEEYRKLIRMGPAEIARFMEESDYETEINALGARHSGVDLIEYALNRNLAKQFDDLLRWADGRLYDLIARYLRKFDAWNVKTVIRGIYSGADREAIADDLIRAGEFDEELVDQLLDAPSIEDVVDRLSGTIFGPGLADAYGDYEDTSVLVPLENAIDRTYYEHLLEDLVVDEATQQYREFLEAEIDFRNARNALRLAQSGADIDPAEYYIDGGSLFSASELATLAQNRDELVEKIRESKYGDDLSAALDELESAESLINFERALDIALLEYTDALGHVFPLSITPIASYILAKEREVDNIRAIARGREAGLSEEQIEQELVIL; encoded by the coding sequence ATGAGTAGCGCCGGCGGTTCCAATCCCGAGTACGTGACAGCCCGCGTCCGGGCGCGTCGAAGCGCCCTGTACGGGGACGAGGAGTACCGAAAGCTGATTCGGATGGGGCCGGCCGAGATCGCACGGTTCATGGAGGAGTCCGATTACGAGACCGAGATCAACGCGCTCGGTGCGCGCCACTCCGGCGTCGACCTCATCGAGTACGCGCTCAACCGGAACCTCGCGAAGCAGTTCGACGACCTCCTCCGCTGGGCCGACGGTCGCCTCTACGATCTGATCGCGCGATACCTCCGGAAGTTCGACGCCTGGAACGTCAAGACGGTCATCCGCGGCATCTACTCCGGAGCCGACCGGGAAGCGATCGCGGACGACCTCATTCGGGCCGGCGAGTTCGACGAGGAACTGGTCGATCAGCTACTCGACGCGCCGAGCATCGAGGACGTCGTCGACCGCCTCTCGGGGACGATCTTCGGCCCCGGTCTGGCGGACGCCTACGGCGACTACGAGGACACCAGCGTGCTCGTTCCCCTGGAGAACGCCATCGACAGGACGTACTACGAGCACCTGCTGGAGGACCTCGTCGTCGACGAGGCCACCCAGCAGTACCGCGAGTTCCTGGAGGCCGAGATCGACTTCCGGAACGCCCGGAACGCGCTGCGGCTCGCACAGAGCGGCGCGGACATCGACCCCGCCGAGTACTACATCGACGGCGGGTCGCTGTTCTCGGCGAGCGAACTGGCGACGCTGGCGCAGAACCGCGACGAACTCGTCGAGAAGATCCGGGAGTCGAAGTACGGCGACGACCTCTCGGCCGCGCTCGACGAACTCGAGTCCGCGGAGAGCCTCATCAACTTCGAGCGCGCGCTCGACATCGCGCTCTTGGAGTACACGGACGCGCTCGGACACGTGTTCCCGCTCTCGATCACCCCGATCGCGTCGTACATCCTCGCGAAGGAGCGCGAGGTCGACAACAT
- a CDS encoding V-type ATP synthase subunit E — protein sequence MSLDNVVEDIRDEARARAEEIREQGERRAEEIVETAEKDAEELREAREEDVERQIAQEREQALSSAKLESKQERLEARRDVLEDVRSRVESELVDLPAEKREELTSALLEDATSEFDEDESVSVYGRADDADLLESLCAEYDGFEYAGEYDCLGGVVVEGEDSRVRVNNTFDSVLEGVWEDNLKDVSERLFDQ from the coding sequence ATGAGTTTGGACAACGTCGTCGAAGACATCCGAGACGAAGCCCGCGCGCGTGCGGAGGAAATTCGCGAGCAGGGCGAACGTCGCGCCGAGGAGATCGTCGAGACGGCAGAGAAAGACGCCGAGGAACTCCGCGAGGCGCGAGAGGAGGACGTCGAGCGCCAGATCGCCCAGGAGCGCGAGCAGGCGCTCTCCTCCGCGAAGCTCGAATCGAAACAGGAACGGCTCGAGGCCCGCCGCGACGTCCTCGAAGACGTCCGCAGCCGGGTCGAATCGGAACTCGTCGACCTCCCCGCGGAGAAGCGCGAGGAGCTGACGAGCGCCCTCCTCGAGGACGCGACGTCGGAGTTCGACGAGGACGAGTCGGTGTCGGTGTACGGTCGCGCCGACGACGCCGACCTGCTCGAATCCCTCTGTGCGGAGTACGACGGCTTCGAGTACGCCGGCGAGTACGACTGTCTCGGCGGCGTCGTCGTCGAGGGAGAAGACTCCCGGGTTCGAGTGAACAACACCTTCGACTCCGTGCTTGAGGGCGTCTGGGAGGACAACCTCAAGGACGTGAGCGAGAGACTGTTCGACCAATGA
- a CDS encoding V-type ATP synthase subunit I, with product MLRPEQMSKVSVTGSKAVMDEVIETAHGLNLLHVTEYDGSWDGFEPGDPVEGAEESSDRLVTVRSLESILDVDAEDAGPTRIVTDEALDEELEAIRTRVNELDDRRQDLRQDIREIEDRIDAIDPFVDLGIDLDLLSGYDTLQVAVGTGDRDAIERTIIDSEDLRSHEIFSGDDVLGVFARPTADADDSALVDALVGADFTAFEIPDAEGTPDEYKRELEHEKQQLESKLATVENELEAEKMDAAGFLLAAEEKLSIDVQKTEAPLSFATTENAFIAEGWIPSERYTEFKGAIKDAVGERAEIEELERATFSRDGTDHVREEVPSGGDGGNGGTAAAADGGSETARADGGSAVVMADDEPPTVQDNPGAVKPFEILVRAVNRPSYYEFDPTVILFLTFPAFFGFMIGDLGYGIIYTAIGYYLYTNFADRPAFRSMGGVTLAAGIFTAIFGVLYGELFGLHVISTYLWEGVVGLAHAPIEKGLSPAGIDWARGWLVVSILVGIFHLNVAWIFGFVEDYELHDLKHAVYENGSWLLMMNGLWVWIFSDVVRGTAPEFIYTTFTAQGVLPIGFGGFSAAIGWAGLAVFAVGFVLLAVGEPIEAVEFLNVLVNVLSYTRIAAVLLAKAGMAFTVNLLFFGVYVDDHGGWHFGLGGMPDADAVAALGQGETLSYHGYEVTEIMFGGLVHGDAATILIGLLVLVLGHLLVLALGVTSAGLQAVRLEYVEFFNKFFDGGGREYEPFGYERRFTTED from the coding sequence AGGTCTCGGTGACGGGATCGAAGGCCGTGATGGACGAGGTCATCGAGACCGCCCACGGCCTGAACCTCCTGCACGTCACCGAGTACGACGGGTCCTGGGACGGCTTCGAGCCCGGCGATCCGGTCGAGGGAGCCGAGGAGTCTTCGGATCGGCTGGTCACGGTCCGCTCGCTGGAGAGCATCCTCGACGTCGACGCCGAGGACGCCGGACCGACGCGCATCGTCACCGACGAGGCGCTCGACGAGGAGTTAGAGGCGATCCGGACGCGGGTCAACGAACTCGACGACCGCCGACAGGACCTCAGACAGGACATCAGAGAGATCGAAGACCGGATCGATGCGATCGACCCGTTCGTCGATCTCGGCATCGACCTCGATCTGCTGTCCGGCTACGACACGCTGCAGGTCGCCGTGGGGACCGGCGACCGCGACGCCATCGAGCGCACGATCATCGATTCCGAGGACCTCCGCTCACACGAGATCTTCTCGGGCGACGACGTCCTCGGCGTCTTCGCGCGGCCGACCGCCGACGCCGACGACTCCGCGCTCGTCGACGCCCTCGTCGGGGCCGACTTCACCGCCTTCGAGATCCCCGACGCCGAGGGCACCCCCGACGAGTACAAGCGCGAGCTCGAACACGAGAAACAGCAGCTCGAATCGAAGCTCGCGACCGTCGAGAACGAACTCGAGGCCGAGAAGATGGACGCGGCCGGCTTCCTGCTCGCCGCCGAGGAGAAGCTCTCGATCGACGTCCAGAAGACCGAGGCGCCGCTCTCCTTCGCGACGACGGAGAACGCCTTCATCGCCGAGGGGTGGATCCCCTCGGAGCGGTACACCGAGTTCAAGGGCGCGATCAAGGACGCCGTCGGCGAACGCGCCGAGATCGAGGAGTTAGAGCGCGCGACGTTCTCGAGGGACGGCACCGACCACGTTCGCGAGGAGGTCCCCTCCGGCGGGGACGGCGGCAACGGCGGGACCGCCGCGGCCGCAGACGGCGGCTCGGAGACGGCCCGCGCCGACGGCGGCAGCGCGGTCGTGATGGCCGACGACGAACCGCCGACGGTCCAGGACAACCCGGGGGCGGTCAAGCCCTTCGAGATCCTGGTGCGGGCGGTCAACCGGCCGAGCTACTACGAGTTCGACCCGACGGTCATTCTGTTCCTGACGTTCCCGGCCTTCTTCGGGTTCATGATCGGCGACCTCGGGTACGGGATCATCTACACCGCGATCGGCTACTACCTCTACACCAACTTCGCCGATCGTCCGGCCTTCCGGAGCATGGGTGGAGTCACGCTCGCGGCCGGGATCTTCACCGCGATATTCGGCGTCCTGTACGGCGAGCTGTTCGGCCTGCACGTCATCTCGACGTACCTCTGGGAGGGCGTCGTCGGCCTCGCACACGCCCCGATCGAGAAGGGCCTCTCGCCGGCGGGCATCGACTGGGCCCGCGGCTGGCTCGTCGTGAGCATCCTCGTCGGCATCTTCCACCTCAACGTGGCGTGGATCTTCGGCTTCGTCGAGGACTACGAACTCCACGACCTCAAGCACGCGGTCTACGAGAACGGCTCGTGGCTGCTAATGATGAACGGCCTGTGGGTGTGGATCTTCTCGGACGTCGTCCGCGGAACGGCGCCGGAGTTCATCTACACCACCTTCACCGCGCAGGGCGTCCTGCCGATCGGCTTCGGCGGCTTCTCGGCGGCGATCGGGTGGGCCGGGTTGGCGGTCTTCGCCGTCGGCTTCGTCCTGCTGGCGGTCGGAGAGCCGATCGAGGCCGTCGAGTTCCTGAACGTGCTCGTGAACGTCCTCTCGTACACCCGGATCGCCGCGGTGCTGCTCGCGAAGGCGGGGATGGCCTTCACGGTCAACCTCCTGTTCTTCGGCGTGTACGTCGACGACCACGGCGGCTGGCACTTCGGTCTCGGCGGGATGCCGGACGCCGATGCGGTGGCGGCCCTCGGGCAGGGTGAAACCCTGAGCTACCACGGCTACGAGGTGACCGAGATCATGTTCGGCGGCCTCGTCCACGGCGACGCCGCGACGATCCTGATCGGTCTGCTCGTGCTCGTGCTCGGGCACCTGCTCGTCCTCGCGCTCGGCGTCACGAGCGCGGGCCTGCAGGCGGTGCGTCTCGAGTACGTCGAGTTCTTCAACAAGTTCTTCGACGGCGGCGGCCGCGAGTACGAGCCGTTCGGCTACGAGCGACGCTTCACGACCGAAGACTGA